The Streptomyces sp. NL15-2K genome contains a region encoding:
- the femX gene encoding peptidoglycan bridge formation glycyltransferase FemX, translating into MSLTLRTISREQHLAYIQSLPSASHMQVPAWADVKAEWRSESLGWFDDRTGEMVGAGLVLYRQLPKIKRYLAYLPEGPVINWFAPNLTDWLEPMLAHLKQQGAFSVKMGPPVIIRRWEAGSIKQGIQNPDVKRLRDIEADFIEPRAFEVADKLRRMGWQQGEDGGAGFGDVQPRYVFQVPLANRSLEEVHKNFNQLWRRNIKKAEKAGVEVVQGGYHDLEEWQRLYEITAVRDHFRPRPLSYFQRMWTALNTEDPNRMRLYFARHNGVNLSAATMLIVGGHVWYSYGASDNIGREVRPSNAMQWRMLRDAYALGATVYDLRGISDSLDETDHLFGLIQFKVGTGGQAAEYLGEWDFPLNKLLHKALDIYMSRR; encoded by the coding sequence ATGAGCCTGACCCTGAGGACGATCAGTCGCGAGCAGCATCTGGCGTACATCCAGAGCCTGCCGTCGGCGAGCCACATGCAGGTTCCGGCCTGGGCGGACGTCAAGGCGGAGTGGCGCTCCGAGAGCCTCGGCTGGTTCGACGACCGTACGGGCGAGATGGTCGGCGCGGGTCTCGTCCTCTACCGGCAGCTGCCCAAGATCAAGCGCTACCTCGCCTATCTGCCCGAGGGCCCGGTCATCAACTGGTTCGCGCCGAATCTCACCGACTGGCTGGAACCGATGCTCGCGCACCTCAAGCAGCAGGGCGCCTTCTCGGTGAAGATGGGCCCACCGGTGATCATCCGGCGCTGGGAGGCCGGGTCCATCAAGCAGGGCATCCAGAACCCGGACGTGAAGCGGCTGCGCGACATCGAGGCCGACTTCATCGAGCCGCGCGCCTTCGAGGTCGCCGACAAGCTGCGCCGCATGGGCTGGCAGCAGGGCGAGGACGGGGGTGCAGGCTTCGGCGACGTACAGCCGCGCTACGTCTTCCAGGTGCCGCTGGCCAACCGCTCCCTGGAAGAGGTCCACAAGAACTTCAACCAGCTGTGGCGCCGCAACATCAAGAAGGCCGAGAAGGCCGGCGTCGAGGTCGTCCAGGGCGGTTACCACGACCTCGAGGAATGGCAGCGGCTGTACGAGATCACAGCTGTGCGTGACCACTTCCGGCCCCGCCCGCTGTCGTACTTCCAGCGCATGTGGACGGCCCTCAACACCGAGGACCCCAACCGCATGCGGCTGTACTTCGCCCGGCACAACGGCGTGAACCTGTCGGCGGCGACGATGCTCATCGTCGGCGGGCACGTCTGGTACTCCTACGGCGCCTCCGACAACATCGGCCGCGAGGTCCGGCCCTCGAACGCGATGCAGTGGCGGATGCTGCGCGACGCCTATGCGCTCGGCGCCACCGTCTACGACCTGCGAGGCATCTCCGACTCGCTGGACGAGACCGACCACCTCTTCGGCCTGATCCAGTTCAAGGTGGGCACGGGCGGCCAGGCCGCCGAGTACCTCGGCGAGTGGGACTTCCCGCTGAACAAGCTGCTCCACAAGGCGCTCGACATCTACATGTCGCGCCGCTGA
- a CDS encoding alanine racemase produces MALTLYVDTARWRAHHKHVQEQFPGLVPVCKGNGYGFGHERLAEEATRLGSDVLAVGTTYEAARIKDWFGGDLLVLTPYRRGEEPVPLPDRVIRSVSSIDGVYGLVGARVVIEVMSSMKRHGISERDLPQLHAAIENVRLEGFAIHLPLDRTDGSDAVEEVIGWMDRLRAARLPLHTMFVSHLKAEDLARLQQQFPQTRFRARIGTRLWLGDHEATEYRGAVLDVTRVAKGDRFGYRQQKAASDGFLVVVAGGTSHGVGLEAPKALHGVMPRAKGVARAGLATVNRNLSPFVWGGKQRWFAEPPHMQVSILFVPADAAEPKVGEELVAHLRHTTTQFDRLVDR; encoded by the coding sequence ATGGCGCTCACGCTCTACGTCGACACCGCGCGCTGGCGGGCGCACCACAAGCACGTGCAGGAGCAGTTCCCGGGGCTCGTCCCGGTCTGCAAGGGCAATGGCTACGGCTTCGGACACGAGCGGCTCGCTGAGGAAGCCACGCGGCTGGGCTCGGACGTGCTCGCCGTCGGCACGACGTACGAGGCCGCTCGGATCAAAGACTGGTTCGGCGGTGACCTGCTGGTCCTGACGCCGTACCGGCGCGGCGAGGAGCCCGTACCGCTGCCCGACCGGGTCATCCGCTCGGTGTCGTCGATCGACGGTGTCTACGGCCTCGTGGGTGCCCGGGTGGTCATCGAGGTGATGTCCTCGATGAAGCGGCACGGCATCAGCGAGCGGGACCTGCCCCAACTGCACGCGGCCATAGAGAACGTCCGCCTGGAAGGCTTCGCGATCCACCTGCCGCTGGACCGGACCGACGGCTCGGACGCCGTCGAGGAGGTCATCGGCTGGATGGACCGGCTGCGCGCGGCCCGTCTGCCGCTGCACACGATGTTCGTCAGCCACCTCAAGGCCGAGGATCTCGCCCGGCTGCAACAGCAGTTCCCGCAGACCCGCTTCCGCGCCCGAATCGGCACGCGGCTGTGGCTGGGGGACCACGAGGCCACCGAGTACCGCGGCGCGGTCCTGGACGTCACCCGCGTCGCCAAGGGCGACCGCTTCGGCTACCGGCAGCAGAAGGCGGCCTCCGACGGCTTCCTGGTGGTTGTGGCGGGCGGTACGTCGCACGGGGTGGGACTGGAGGCGCCCAAGGCCCTGCACGGCGTCATGCCGCGCGCCAAGGGCGTTGCCCGGGCCGGCCTCGCCACGGTCAACCGGAACCTTTCTCCGTTCGTCTGGGGCGGCAAGCAGCGCTGGTTCGCAGAGCCGCCGCACATGCAGGTCTCGATCCTGTTCGTGCCGGCCGACGCCGCGGAGCCGAAGGTCGGCGAGGAGCTGGTGGCCCATCTGCGGCACACCACCACGCAGTTCGACCGGCTCGTCGACCGCTGA
- a CDS encoding glycosyltransferase 87 family protein, producing the protein MCDMPSAESTQASVHEPDLVRPTKDDTVAASGSELIGGPIGRRALLGTSWWTPVRVIALVAIGMFALGLVQKAPCYNGAWFFGASSQYTHACYSDIPHLYQGRGFADGLVPYFDKLPGDMQYLEYPVLTGVFMEVASWLTPGSGSIQDQEQWYWMVNAGMLMVCAAVIAVCVTRTHARRPWDGLLVALAPAAALTATINWDMLAVALTAAAMLMWSRGRSLAFGVLLGLATAAKLYPFLLLGPLLVLCWRAGRWREYGTALVGAAVAWLVVNLPVMLFAFDGWSKFYTFSQERGVDFGSFWLLWSQNSSNPPSTDTVNTMATLLMLACCAGIAALTLTAPRRPRFAQLAFLIVAAFVLTNKVYSPQYVLWLVPLAALARPKWRDFLIWQACEVAYFLGIWMYLAYTTSGDAHKGLPTDGYHWAIALHLLGTLYLCVVVVRDILMPERDVVRRAGDDDPSGGVLDRAEDVFVVGPAAHPPRHGAHFDGPQVEWGSLDSPRRSL; encoded by the coding sequence ATGTGCGACATGCCCAGTGCAGAATCGACGCAAGCGAGCGTGCACGAGCCGGACCTGGTGCGGCCGACCAAGGACGACACGGTGGCCGCGAGCGGCAGCGAACTGATCGGTGGCCCGATCGGACGGCGTGCCCTGCTCGGGACGTCCTGGTGGACTCCCGTCCGGGTGATCGCCCTGGTGGCGATCGGCATGTTCGCCCTCGGCCTGGTCCAGAAGGCGCCCTGCTACAACGGTGCCTGGTTCTTCGGTGCCAGTTCGCAGTACACGCATGCGTGCTACTCGGACATCCCGCACCTCTACCAGGGGCGAGGCTTCGCCGACGGGCTCGTGCCGTACTTCGACAAGCTCCCCGGCGACATGCAGTACCTCGAATACCCGGTGCTGACCGGCGTGTTCATGGAGGTCGCGTCCTGGCTCACGCCCGGCAGCGGGAGCATTCAGGACCAAGAGCAGTGGTACTGGATGGTCAACGCCGGCATGTTGATGGTGTGCGCCGCCGTCATCGCTGTGTGCGTGACCCGGACGCACGCCCGGCGCCCATGGGACGGCCTGCTGGTCGCCCTGGCGCCTGCGGCCGCCCTGACCGCCACCATCAACTGGGACATGCTGGCGGTCGCTCTGACGGCCGCCGCGATGCTGATGTGGTCGCGGGGCCGCTCCCTCGCCTTCGGCGTCCTGTTGGGGCTCGCCACGGCCGCCAAGCTCTATCCCTTCCTGCTGCTCGGCCCGCTGCTCGTGCTGTGCTGGCGCGCGGGCAGGTGGCGGGAGTACGGGACGGCCCTGGTGGGCGCGGCCGTCGCGTGGCTGGTCGTCAATCTGCCGGTGATGCTCTTCGCCTTCGACGGCTGGTCGAAGTTCTACACGTTCAGTCAGGAACGGGGCGTCGACTTCGGCTCGTTCTGGCTGCTCTGGTCCCAGAACTCGAGCAACCCGCCCAGCACCGACACCGTCAACACGATGGCCACACTGTTGATGCTGGCGTGCTGCGCGGGCATCGCGGCGCTCACGCTGACCGCCCCGCGCCGGCCGCGCTTCGCGCAGCTCGCCTTCCTGATCGTCGCGGCGTTCGTCCTGACCAACAAGGTCTACTCGCCGCAGTACGTCCTCTGGCTGGTTCCGCTGGCCGCGCTCGCCCGGCCGAAGTGGCGTGACTTCCTGATCTGGCAGGCGTGCGAGGTGGCGTACTTCCTGGGGATCTGGATGTACCTCGCCTACACGACCAGCGGAGACGCCCACAAGGGCCTGCCGACCGACGGGTACCACTGGGCCATCGCTCTGCATCTGCTGGGCACGCTGTATCTGTGCGTCGTGGTCGTGCGCGACATCCTCATGCCGGAGCGGGACGTCGTGCGCCGGGCCGGTGACGACGATCCCTCTGGTGGGGTGCTCGACCGTGCGGAGGACGTCTTCGTTGTCGGCCCTGCCGCTCATCCGCCGCGGCACGGGGCTCACTTCGACGGGCCCCAAGTGGAATGGGGCAGTCTGGACTCGCCCCGTCGTTCGCTCTGA
- a CDS encoding transglycosylase domain-containing protein, protein MSEHRRKPPQPQGGGRAAARRGQSGSSSGRRAAPRGATGSPSDSYGTSSPGSGSYDPGGEERPYGGRAEARRAAQRSSGGRRRAAEPAGRGGRRAVPGGPGRGRGRAADSDRKRIVDYPRAGKYGWRRWVPSWKLVSGLCIGFIGSLVAVAGIGYAMVSVPNIADTAKAQNNVYYWANGTEMVATGGETNRQMVNLAQIPKDMQNAVISQENKTFETDSGIDPKGIARAVFNMARGAETQGGSTITQQYVKNAMLNDQSQTVSRKFKEIFVSVKVGATKTKDEIMEGYLNSAYYGRGAYGIQAAARAYFNKDAVKLNPGECAFLAATLKGATYYDPAGSTSIDTSATPQANSKRALAQMQDTLNKMVEYGHLSATERAKYTKLPETQNPRSNNELSGQIGYLVDLAKAYLINNDIVTADKLQQGGLSIYTTFDKKKVDELEESVKKVQKAKIKPKERPKTDKFVQFGGASVDPATGAIKAIYGGEDATKHFTNNADATGAQVGSTFKPLVLAAAMKWGVRDKDLGPNQAQDERTKVSPKSLYSGKNDLKIKTYDGSIWKNEKGKEWLQENDGQQSYGSPPNYQIDLREAMRESVNSAFVQLGMDVGLDKVKEAAMDAGLKENSLAGTSFPSFSIGISDPSAIRMAGAYATFAASGKQREPFSVTKVTDKDGPVYTHKVVTKQAFESNVADNVTDVLKTVVEDGTGTAAQLTGRDVAGKTGTTDGNKSAWFVGYTPQLATSISMFRMDDDESKKNREFLEMFGTGGEKKIHGASFPAQIWHDYMEQALKGEPAEDFPPPDPIGEIVNDVPTPTPAPTPSEEPSSASPTPSPTPSEPTTSPTPSPTESCFGFQCPPGGDTGGTDTGGTDGGVTPTPTPTESGETGNSRGNGNGGIFG, encoded by the coding sequence ATGAGCGAGCACCGTCGCAAACCGCCGCAGCCGCAGGGAGGCGGACGTGCCGCGGCCCGACGCGGCCAGTCCGGCTCGTCTTCCGGCCGCCGCGCGGCACCGCGAGGCGCCACCGGGTCTCCTTCCGACTCCTATGGGACGAGTTCCCCCGGGTCGGGTTCCTACGATCCGGGAGGCGAGGAGCGTCCGTACGGCGGCCGTGCCGAGGCCCGCCGGGCGGCACAGAGAAGCAGTGGCGGCCGACGCAGAGCGGCCGAACCAGCCGGCCGTGGTGGCCGACGTGCCGTCCCGGGCGGTCCCGGGCGGGGTCGGGGACGTGCGGCCGACTCCGACAGGAAGCGGATCGTCGACTATCCGCGGGCGGGCAAGTACGGGTGGCGGCGCTGGGTGCCGTCCTGGAAGCTCGTGTCCGGACTGTGCATCGGCTTCATCGGAAGCCTGGTGGCCGTCGCGGGCATCGGATACGCCATGGTGAGCGTCCCGAACATCGCGGACACCGCGAAGGCACAGAACAACGTCTACTACTGGGCCAACGGCACAGAGATGGTCGCCACGGGCGGTGAGACGAACCGCCAGATGGTGAACCTCGCGCAGATCCCCAAGGACATGCAGAACGCCGTCATCTCGCAGGAGAACAAGACCTTCGAGACCGACAGCGGCATCGACCCGAAGGGCATCGCCCGAGCCGTGTTCAACATGGCCAGGGGCGCGGAGACGCAGGGTGGCTCCACCATCACCCAGCAGTACGTCAAGAACGCGATGCTGAACGACCAGTCCCAGACCGTCTCGCGGAAGTTCAAGGAGATCTTCGTCTCGGTCAAGGTGGGTGCCACCAAGACCAAGGACGAGATCATGGAGGGCTATCTGAACTCCGCGTACTACGGACGGGGGGCCTACGGAATCCAGGCGGCCGCGCGCGCGTACTTCAACAAGGACGCCGTCAAGCTGAACCCTGGTGAGTGTGCCTTCCTGGCGGCGACCCTCAAGGGCGCCACGTACTACGACCCGGCGGGCTCGACGTCCATCGACACGTCCGCCACACCCCAGGCCAACAGCAAGCGGGCCCTGGCGCAGATGCAGGACACCCTCAACAAGATGGTCGAGTACGGCCATCTGAGCGCCACGGAGCGGGCCAAGTACACCAAGCTCCCCGAAACGCAGAACCCGCGCTCGAACAACGAGCTCAGCGGTCAGATCGGCTACCTCGTCGACCTCGCCAAGGCGTACCTGATCAACAACGACATCGTCACCGCCGACAAGCTGCAGCAAGGCGGCCTTTCGATCTACACGACCTTCGACAAGAAGAAGGTCGACGAGCTCGAAGAGTCGGTCAAGAAGGTCCAGAAGGCGAAGATCAAGCCCAAGGAGCGTCCGAAGACGGACAAATTCGTCCAATTCGGCGGTGCTTCCGTGGATCCGGCGACCGGCGCCATCAAGGCCATCTACGGCGGCGAGGACGCGACGAAGCACTTCACCAACAACGCCGATGCGACCGGTGCCCAGGTCGGTTCGACCTTCAAGCCGCTCGTGCTGGCCGCGGCGATGAAGTGGGGTGTACGCGACAAGGACCTCGGACCGAACCAGGCACAGGACGAGCGCACCAAGGTCTCCCCCAAGAGCCTGTACAGCGGCAAGAACGACCTCAAGATCAAGACATACGACGGTTCCATCTGGAAGAACGAGAAGGGCAAGGAGTGGCTCCAGGAGAATGACGGCCAGCAGTCGTACGGCTCTCCGCCGAACTACCAGATCGACCTCCGTGAGGCGATGCGGGAGTCGGTGAACTCCGCCTTCGTGCAGCTCGGCATGGACGTCGGGCTGGACAAGGTGAAGGAGGCGGCCATGGACGCGGGCCTCAAGGAGAACAGCCTCGCCGGCACCAGCTTCCCGTCCTTCTCCATCGGTATCTCCGACCCCAGTGCGATCCGCATGGCGGGCGCGTACGCCACCTTCGCGGCCAGCGGCAAGCAGCGTGAGCCGTTCTCCGTCACGAAGGTCACGGACAAGGACGGCCCGGTCTACACCCACAAGGTGGTGACCAAGCAGGCGTTCGAGTCAAACGTTGCCGACAACGTCACGGACGTACTCAAGACCGTGGTCGAGGACGGCACGGGTACCGCCGCCCAGCTGACCGGACGTGACGTGGCGGGCAAGACCGGTACCACCGACGGCAACAAGTCCGCCTGGTTCGTCGGCTACACCCCGCAGCTGGCCACCTCGATCAGCATGTTCCGGATGGACGACGACGAGTCCAAGAAGAACCGCGAGTTCCTGGAGATGTTCGGAACGGGTGGCGAGAAGAAGATCCACGGTGCTTCGTTCCCGGCCCAGATCTGGCACGACTACATGGAACAGGCGCTGAAGGGCGAGCCGGCAGAGGACTTCCCGCCGCCGGATCCCATCGGCGAGATCGTCAACGATGTTCCGACCCCGACGCCCGCTCCCACGCCCAGCGAGGAGCCCTCGTCGGCCAGTCCGACGCCGAGCCCGACGCCCAGCGAGCCGACGACCAGCCCGACACCCTCGCCGACGGAGTCCTGCTTCGGCTTCCAGTGCCCGCCGGGCGGTGACACCGGCGGGACGGACACCGGCGGCACCGACGGAGGTGTGACGCCCACGCCCACGCCCACAGAGTCGGGCGAGACCGGCAACAGCAGAGGCAATGGCAACGGAGGCATCTTCGGTTAG
- a CDS encoding PadR family transcriptional regulator produces the protein MSRRSGILEFAVLGLLRESPMHGYELRKRLNTSLGVFRAFSYGTLYPCLKTLVANGWLIEEPGNTSEDALAAPLAGRRAKIVYRLTAEGKEHFEELLSQTGPDAYEDEHFAARFAFFGQTSRDVRMRVLEGRRSRLEERLEKMRVSLARTRERLDDYTLELQRHGMESVEREVRWLNELIESERAGRDLRGPASGGSAQQDTTSGASGGLPRPGDTPGTDSPDDTAT, from the coding sequence ATGAGCCGGCGTTCCGGGATCCTCGAGTTCGCCGTACTCGGCCTGCTCCGCGAGTCCCCGATGCACGGCTATGAGCTGCGCAAACGACTCAATACCTCACTGGGTGTGTTCCGTGCGTTCAGCTACGGCACCCTGTACCCCTGCCTCAAGACGCTGGTCGCCAACGGCTGGTTGATCGAAGAGCCGGGAAACACCTCCGAGGACGCCCTCGCCGCACCACTCGCAGGGCGTCGCGCCAAGATCGTCTATCGGTTGACGGCGGAAGGTAAGGAGCACTTCGAGGAGCTCCTCTCCCAGACGGGCCCCGACGCGTACGAGGACGAACACTTCGCCGCCCGCTTCGCCTTCTTCGGGCAGACGTCGCGTGACGTACGCATGCGCGTGCTCGAAGGCCGCCGCAGCCGGCTGGAGGAGCGCCTGGAGAAGATGCGCGTCTCACTGGCGCGCACCCGGGAGCGCCTCGACGACTACACGCTTGAGCTCCAGCGCCACGGGATGGAGTCCGTGGAGCGCGAAGTGCGCTGGCTGAACGAGCTCATCGAGAGCGAGCGGGCCGGACGGGACCTTCGGGGCCCCGCCTCCGGGGGATCCGCTCAGCAGGACACCACATCTGGAGCGTCGGGCGGCCTGCCCCGTCCC